One segment of Pseudomonas sp. FP2196 DNA contains the following:
- a CDS encoding amine dehydrogenase large subunit: MRTNRITVPSALGLSLLLLGLNSARAELPPDTIGQTTLAFPPEAHRAYVVDVEFENFVMGRVTVIDPDNKRVLGMVPTGFAAPSALSHDRKTLFSADLFYSRGTRGTRTDVLTAWDTSTLSPSWEVVIPSKRAESLTQRYGLKPSGDDRFVYVYNFTPSTSVTVVDTQARAVSSEIAIPGCVLNYPVGNRRFASLCGDGSLQVVTLNDQGQETARSRTPFFDPNAEKLNERAVNVGDTYYFVTTTGTVRPVDFAGEAPKILPSWSLVNDAEKKTGWAPGGWQLMAVAPKLDRLYVLMHDAHEAMKWEDPSTLIWAFDLKTGKKLATLQAPKPVWSLQATGDDKPLLLGADIEGGLQIFDLTTNTLSASMPKVAKTATQVMSY, translated from the coding sequence ATGCGAACCAACCGGATCACCGTACCGTCAGCGCTGGGCTTGAGCCTGTTGCTGCTCGGCTTGAACAGCGCCCGCGCCGAGCTGCCGCCCGACACCATCGGCCAGACCACGCTCGCGTTCCCGCCCGAGGCGCACCGCGCCTATGTGGTTGACGTGGAATTCGAAAACTTCGTGATGGGCCGCGTCACCGTCATAGACCCGGATAACAAACGTGTGCTGGGCATGGTGCCGACCGGTTTCGCCGCACCATCAGCTCTGAGCCACGACCGCAAAACCCTGTTCAGCGCCGACCTGTTCTACTCGCGCGGCACTCGCGGCACGCGCACCGACGTGCTGACTGCCTGGGACACCTCGACCCTGTCACCGTCCTGGGAAGTGGTGATCCCGAGCAAACGCGCCGAATCCCTGACCCAGCGCTATGGCTTGAAACCGAGCGGCGATGACCGCTTCGTCTACGTCTACAACTTCACCCCGTCGACCTCCGTGACGGTGGTCGACACCCAGGCCCGCGCCGTCAGCAGCGAAATCGCGATTCCCGGTTGCGTGCTCAATTACCCGGTGGGCAATCGTCGCTTCGCTTCGTTGTGTGGCGACGGCAGCCTGCAAGTGGTCACGCTCAACGATCAAGGCCAGGAAACCGCGCGCAGCCGCACGCCGTTCTTCGACCCGAATGCCGAGAAGCTCAACGAACGCGCGGTGAACGTCGGCGACACCTATTACTTCGTCACCACCACCGGCACCGTGCGCCCGGTCGACTTTGCCGGCGAGGCGCCGAAGATCCTGCCGTCGTGGTCGCTGGTCAACGACGCCGAGAAGAAAACCGGTTGGGCACCCGGTGGCTGGCAGTTGATGGCGGTCGCGCCAAAGCTCGATCGCTTGTACGTGCTGATGCACGACGCCCACGAAGCGATGAAGTGGGAAGACCCGAGTACGCTGATCTGGGCCTTCGATCTCAAGACCGGGAAGAAACTCGCGACCCTCCAAGCGCCGAAACCGGTGTGGAGTCTGCAAGCCACGGGTGATGACAAACCACTGCTGCTTGGCGCCGATATCGAGGGCGGTTTGCAGATCTTCGACCTGACCACCAACACGCTCAGCGCAAGCATGCCGAAAGTCGCCAAAACCGCGACTCAGGTCATGAGCTATTAA
- a CDS encoding Ohr family peroxiredoxin, with translation MSKIEKVLATGKTHTTAASAGITSRGHNGNLDIQLSSPGSAKPAHVFANALPHPTAEQLFAGAWSACYTAAVGLVANDLNVVLPADMSVDIEVDLGQTGPAYFLQARLTLRVPGIAQDIAKTLAHTADQICPYSKATRGNIDVALNVITE, from the coding sequence ATGAGCAAAATCGAAAAAGTCCTGGCTACCGGCAAAACCCACACCACCGCTGCCAGCGCCGGCATCACTTCGCGCGGTCACAACGGTAACCTCGACATTCAACTGTCGTCGCCGGGCAGCGCCAAACCGGCCCATGTGTTCGCCAACGCCTTGCCACACCCGACCGCCGAGCAACTGTTTGCCGGTGCCTGGTCCGCTTGCTACACCGCCGCGGTCGGTCTGGTCGCCAATGACCTGAATGTGGTGCTGCCGGCCGACATGTCCGTGGACATCGAAGTCGACCTCGGCCAGACAGGCCCGGCCTACTTCCTTCAGGCTCGTCTGACCCTGCGCGTACCGGGCATCGCCCAAGACATCGCGAAAACCCTGGCGCACACCGCTGACCAGATTTGCCCGTACTCGAAAGCCACTCGCGGCAACATTGATGTGGCGTTGAATGTCATTACCGAATGA
- a CDS encoding efflux transporter outer membrane subunit: MSTLRISLLSLAMLAGGCSLIPDFQRPAPPSAAQYPQGAAYAASTQTAGNEDWRTLFKDPALQQLIESALVNNRDLRVAALNVEAFQAQYRIQRADLWPALSANASESRQRMPPSVTQSKALINSTYSVNLGISAYELDFFGRVRSLSEQALQTWLSTEEARRSVQLSLVANVANAYLTWRADQELLALTRETLAADQQSLRLTTRNREAGKSSALEQAQAKTSVDTSRANLARYQRQVAQDLNSLTLLVGAPVPESLPARPLASELVQQLPAGLPSDLLQRRPDILQAEYKLKAANANIGAARAAFFPSVSLTANAGTSSRDLAGLFGAGSGVWTFQPQISLPIFNAGSLRASLDYSKLQKDVAVAEYEKSIQTAFQEVADGLAARTTYQQQLQAQRDLVQATQDYYNLAQHRYQNGVDSSLVFLDAQRSLFSSQQGLITDRLAQLVAEVNLYTALGGGWRAAEATIQ; this comes from the coding sequence ATGTCCACCCTGCGAATTTCCTTGCTGTCCCTGGCAATGCTGGCGGGCGGCTGTTCACTGATTCCCGATTTTCAGCGGCCCGCGCCACCGAGTGCTGCGCAATATCCGCAAGGCGCGGCCTATGCGGCATCGACCCAGACTGCGGGCAATGAAGACTGGCGCACACTGTTCAAGGATCCAGCCCTACAACAGTTGATCGAGAGCGCGCTGGTCAACAACCGTGATTTGCGCGTGGCCGCACTCAACGTCGAAGCCTTCCAGGCGCAGTACCGCATCCAGCGCGCCGACCTGTGGCCGGCGTTGTCGGCCAATGCCAGCGAATCGCGCCAGCGCATGCCACCGAGCGTGACCCAAAGCAAAGCGCTGATCAATTCGACCTATTCGGTCAATCTCGGCATCAGCGCTTATGAACTGGACTTCTTCGGCCGCGTGCGCAGCCTCAGCGAGCAGGCTTTGCAGACTTGGCTGTCGACCGAAGAAGCTCGCCGCAGCGTGCAGTTGAGCCTGGTGGCCAATGTCGCCAACGCCTACCTGACCTGGCGCGCCGATCAGGAACTGCTGGCGCTGACCCGTGAAACCCTCGCCGCCGATCAACAGAGCCTGCGCCTGACCACGCGCAACCGTGAGGCGGGTAAATCGTCGGCACTGGAGCAGGCGCAAGCGAAAACCAGCGTCGACACCTCACGGGCCAATCTGGCTCGCTATCAGCGTCAGGTCGCGCAGGACTTGAACAGCCTCACGCTGCTGGTCGGCGCGCCGGTGCCTGAGTCCCTGCCCGCGCGGCCGCTGGCCAGTGAGCTGGTGCAACAACTGCCGGCGGGGCTACCGTCGGATCTGCTGCAACGGCGGCCGGACATTCTTCAGGCCGAGTACAAACTCAAAGCGGCCAACGCCAACATCGGCGCAGCCCGGGCGGCGTTTTTCCCCAGCGTCAGCCTGACTGCCAATGCCGGCACGTCCAGCCGTGACCTGGCGGGTCTGTTCGGTGCCGGTTCCGGCGTGTGGACATTTCAGCCGCAGATCAGCCTGCCGATTTTCAATGCCGGGAGTTTGCGCGCCAGTCTGGATTATTCAAAGCTGCAGAAAGACGTAGCGGTCGCCGAATACGAAAAATCGATTCAAACCGCATTTCAGGAAGTCGCCGACGGACTGGCGGCGCGCACGACTTATCAGCAGCAATTGCAAGCGCAGCGCGATCTGGTGCAAGCCACCCAGGACTATTACAACCTGGCGCAACACCGTTATCAGAATGGCGTCGACAGCAGTCTGGTGTTCCTCGATGCCCAGCGTTCACTGTTCAGTTCGCAGCAGGGATTGATTACCGATCGGCTCGCGCAGCTGGTCGCCGAGGTGAATCTGTACACCGCGCTGGGCGGCGGTTGGCGGGCGGCGGAGGCGACGATTCAGTAA
- a CDS encoding cytochrome c family protein — protein sequence MFTPLRFAFACLFSLAVAQAAIAADCAPDARRGAQVFTTECGVCHAVKKDVAGLMGPNLNGVIGRKSGSLAGFSYSPAMRNKDVTWQAETIAELITQPQAYVPGTYMPYMGLASADDRQAVVCFLKSKEAL from the coding sequence ATGTTCACTCCGCTCAGATTTGCCTTCGCTTGTTTGTTTTCCCTGGCAGTGGCCCAAGCTGCCATCGCTGCCGATTGCGCGCCCGACGCCCGCCGTGGCGCGCAGGTATTCACCACCGAATGCGGCGTCTGCCATGCGGTGAAAAAGGACGTGGCCGGGTTGATGGGGCCGAACCTCAATGGGGTGATCGGGCGCAAATCCGGTTCACTGGCGGGCTTCAGTTATTCCCCGGCAATGCGCAACAAAGACGTGACCTGGCAAGCCGAAACCATCGCTGAACTGATCACCCAGCCCCAGGCCTATGTGCCCGGGACCTACATGCCCTATATGGGCCTGGCTTCGGCAGACGACCGTCAGGCCGTGGTGTGTTTCCTTAAATCGAAGGAGGCTTTATGA
- a CDS encoding MarR family winged helix-turn-helix transcriptional regulator, translating to MKNTQAPTDLKLSDFLCFAVYSTNLAFGKAYKPILERLGLTYTQYITIVALWEQDDQTVGSLGEKLFLESNTLTPILKKLEAMGYLQRQRDPADERQVRIGLTQSGKDLRNVSSGSSLFEATGLTPDEFTQMQQSIVKLRNNLIKSTNAEV from the coding sequence ATGAAGAACACCCAAGCCCCCACCGATCTCAAACTCAGCGACTTCCTGTGCTTTGCCGTCTATTCGACCAACCTCGCGTTCGGCAAGGCCTACAAACCGATCCTCGAACGGCTCGGCCTGACTTACACCCAATACATCACCATCGTTGCGCTCTGGGAGCAGGACGACCAAACGGTCGGCAGCCTCGGCGAGAAGCTGTTCCTGGAATCCAACACCCTTACCCCGATCCTGAAAAAACTCGAAGCCATGGGCTATCTGCAACGCCAGCGCGACCCGGCAGACGAGCGCCAGGTGCGAATCGGCCTGACCCAAAGCGGTAAAGACCTGCGCAACGTGTCCTCGGGCAGTAGCCTGTTCGAAGCAACCGGTTTGACTCCGGACGAGTTCACACAGATGCAGCAATCGATCGTCAAATTGCGCAACAACCTGATCAAGTCGACGAATGCTGAAGTGTGA
- a CDS encoding helix-turn-helix transcriptional regulator: protein MNLTGSIRNMENPHFYWQLGELIASTGDDHFAANMFQLVDTLVPVNRVDLSEWTLDERQASVVEIKPLGSAGLPQTFPAADPLVRPDDHPLLQKMIEMNDSLLIQLKASLLSRHPQHSVHQCNLVSRSSNRRCVISFYRPHTQRVFSLPELSFLKSLSDTLLPLIERHAQISRQTLAKQPRLPLADLDQAPLARVFDERLALSGIALSAREKEVCLGLLTGGTVPQMAERLRVKNSSIETYLKRATAKLGVSGRHGLAKWMAGA from the coding sequence ATGAATCTGACCGGCAGTATTCGCAATATGGAAAACCCGCATTTCTACTGGCAACTGGGCGAGCTGATTGCCAGCACCGGCGATGATCACTTCGCCGCAAACATGTTCCAGTTGGTCGACACGCTGGTGCCGGTCAACCGGGTCGATCTGAGCGAGTGGACACTGGACGAGCGTCAAGCCAGCGTGGTCGAGATCAAGCCGCTGGGCAGTGCCGGTCTACCGCAGACTTTTCCTGCGGCCGATCCGCTGGTGCGCCCGGACGATCATCCGCTGTTGCAGAAAATGATCGAGATGAACGACTCGCTGTTGATTCAACTGAAAGCCTCGCTTCTATCCCGACATCCGCAGCACAGCGTCCATCAATGCAATCTGGTGTCGCGCAGCTCTAACCGTCGCTGTGTCATTTCGTTCTACCGCCCGCATACCCAGCGCGTGTTTTCCCTGCCGGAACTGTCTTTTCTCAAGAGTCTGTCCGACACCCTGCTGCCGCTGATCGAACGCCATGCGCAGATCAGCCGGCAAACGCTGGCCAAACAACCGCGCCTGCCTTTGGCTGATCTGGATCAGGCACCGCTTGCGCGAGTGTTCGATGAACGATTGGCATTGAGCGGCATCGCCTTGTCAGCGCGCGAGAAAGAAGTCTGCCTGGGCTTGCTGACCGGCGGCACAGTGCCGCAAATGGCCGAAAGGCTGCGGGTCAAGAACAGTTCGATCGAGACGTACCTCAAGCGCGCCACGGCCAAGCTTGGGGTCAGTGGCCGGCATGGTCTGGCCAAATGGATGGCTGGGGCCTGA
- a CDS encoding copper chaperone PCu(A)C, whose product MHPVLNNIKRVVFGLSLLGLAFQASAQTSVSDAWVRATVPTQSASGAFMTVTADSDSKLLSVATPVAKDVQIHEMTMKNDVMSMGPVKSVDLPAGKAVSFDPNGYHVMLMGLTGQLKEGETVPLTLTVENAKGEKETVEVKAAVRSLTNMQGHDHSKMH is encoded by the coding sequence ATGCACCCCGTTCTGAACAACATCAAACGCGTCGTGTTCGGTCTGTCCCTGCTGGGCCTGGCTTTTCAGGCGTCGGCACAAACCTCCGTCAGCGACGCCTGGGTCCGTGCGACCGTGCCGACCCAGTCCGCCAGCGGCGCGTTCATGACCGTCACCGCCGACAGCGACAGCAAGCTGCTCAGCGTCGCGACCCCGGTGGCCAAAGACGTGCAGATCCACGAAATGACCATGAAGAACGACGTCATGAGCATGGGCCCGGTGAAATCGGTCGACTTGCCCGCCGGCAAAGCCGTGAGCTTTGATCCGAACGGTTACCACGTGATGCTGATGGGCCTGACCGGTCAGTTGAAAGAAGGCGAAACCGTACCGCTGACCCTGACCGTGGAAAACGCCAAAGGCGAGAAAGAAACCGTTGAAGTGAAAGCGGCCGTGCGTTCGCTGACCAACATGCAAGGTCACGATCACAGCAAGATGCATTGA
- a CDS encoding aldehyde dehydrogenase family protein: MSNVEMLPQVAAFIDRRHGCFIDGQWQFAQGPTVAVVNPASGQTLCETLDAPVQLVERAVQSSHAAFKSGVWSGLRPADRERILLNFTRLVEEHGEELAQLETLSQGKSINMARALDVNATVEFMRYMSGWATKIEGQTFDVSIPLPPGTRFTTFTKREPVGVVVGIVPWNFPLMIAAWKLMPALATGCTVIIKPAMETPLTAMRLAELALEAGIPAGVFNVVTGGGASVGGALTAHPLVSKVSFTGSTAVGKTVGVACMANMTRFALELGGKNPMILLADADLDKAIQGAILGGLLNNGQVCAAASRFYVHRSIHDRFVEGLAAAVAALPIGAGMDGEAAINPLVSHKQQQSVLKHIELARREGARVVCGGELLDREGFYVQPTVLSDVDHSMSVAREEVFGPVLAVIAFDDEDEMIALANDNPYGLAASLWTNDLSKAMNLVPRIEAGTVWVNAHVLLDPAMPFGGVKQSGMGREFGRTVIEAYTELKSVCIAH; the protein is encoded by the coding sequence ATGAGCAACGTGGAAATGCTGCCGCAGGTTGCGGCATTCATTGATCGTCGGCATGGCTGCTTTATCGACGGCCAGTGGCAATTCGCGCAAGGGCCGACGGTTGCCGTGGTCAACCCGGCCAGCGGCCAGACCTTATGCGAAACGCTGGATGCCCCTGTGCAACTGGTCGAGCGCGCCGTGCAGTCGTCCCATGCCGCGTTCAAGTCTGGCGTGTGGTCGGGGCTGCGACCGGCGGATCGCGAGCGCATCCTGTTGAACTTCACCCGTCTGGTCGAGGAACACGGCGAAGAGCTGGCGCAACTGGAAACCCTGAGTCAGGGCAAGTCGATCAACATGGCCCGCGCACTGGATGTGAACGCCACGGTGGAATTCATGCGCTACATGTCGGGTTGGGCGACCAAGATCGAAGGGCAGACCTTTGACGTATCGATTCCGCTGCCGCCAGGTACGCGCTTCACCACGTTTACTAAACGCGAACCTGTCGGCGTGGTGGTGGGCATCGTGCCGTGGAATTTCCCGCTGATGATCGCGGCGTGGAAACTGATGCCGGCGCTGGCCACCGGCTGTACGGTGATTATCAAGCCGGCGATGGAAACGCCGCTGACGGCGATGCGTCTGGCGGAGCTGGCACTTGAAGCAGGCATTCCGGCAGGTGTGTTCAATGTGGTCACGGGCGGCGGCGCTTCGGTGGGCGGCGCGCTGACCGCGCATCCGCTGGTGAGCAAAGTGTCGTTTACCGGTTCCACCGCCGTGGGCAAAACCGTTGGTGTGGCGTGCATGGCCAACATGACGCGTTTTGCGCTGGAGCTGGGCGGCAAGAACCCGATGATTCTTCTGGCCGATGCCGACCTCGACAAAGCCATTCAGGGGGCGATCCTCGGTGGTTTGCTCAATAACGGTCAGGTGTGTGCGGCGGCGTCACGCTTCTACGTGCATCGTTCGATCCACGACAGATTTGTCGAGGGACTCGCCGCGGCGGTCGCGGCGCTGCCCATTGGTGCGGGCATGGACGGCGAGGCGGCGATCAACCCGCTGGTGTCGCACAAGCAGCAACAGAGTGTGCTCAAACACATCGAACTGGCACGGCGCGAAGGTGCGCGGGTGGTCTGTGGCGGGGAGTTGCTGGATCGCGAAGGCTTCTACGTGCAGCCGACGGTGCTGTCGGATGTCGATCACAGCATGAGCGTGGCGCGCGAAGAGGTGTTCGGGCCGGTGTTGGCGGTGATCGCGTTTGATGATGAGGACGAGATGATTGCGTTGGCCAACGACAACCCATACGGCCTGGCCGCCAGCCTGTGGACCAACGATCTGAGCAAGGCGATGAACCTTGTACCGCGCATCGAGGCCGGTACGGTGTGGGTCAATGCCCACGTACTGCTCGATCCGGCGATGCCGTTTGGCGGGGTCAAGCAATCGGGAATGGGCCGGGAATTTGGCCGGACGGTGATCGAGGCTTATACCGAACTGAAATCCGTCTGCATCGCGCATTGA
- a CDS encoding SCO family protein, with protein MTALLTRRNVLAGMGVLGLGLLAGCDTRGQLSYKYGKDLSNKIMGRTFKLKNTDGETMTLSSFRGLMPMVFFGFTQCPAICPTTLARAAKIKKLMGKDGDRLQVIFISLDPERDTPEILDAYMKAFDPTFVALYGTLEETKATAKEFDVFFEKVPAGDTYTISHTATSYVYDSRGELRLGLSTSLSAEECTEDLLTVMEVC; from the coding sequence ATGACGGCTTTGTTGACTCGCCGCAACGTGCTTGCGGGAATGGGCGTGCTCGGGCTCGGCCTGCTCGCCGGCTGCGACACCCGCGGCCAACTGTCGTACAAGTACGGCAAGGATCTGAGTAACAAGATCATGGGACGCACCTTCAAACTGAAGAACACCGACGGCGAAACCATGACGCTGTCGAGCTTTCGCGGTTTGATGCCGATGGTGTTCTTCGGCTTCACCCAGTGCCCGGCAATCTGCCCCACCACCCTGGCCCGCGCGGCCAAAATCAAAAAACTGATGGGCAAGGATGGCGATCGCTTGCAGGTGATCTTCATCAGCCTCGACCCCGAGCGCGACACGCCAGAAATCCTCGACGCCTACATGAAAGCCTTCGACCCGACCTTCGTCGCGCTGTACGGCACGCTTGAGGAAACCAAGGCCACCGCCAAGGAATTCGACGTGTTCTTCGAGAAGGTGCCGGCGGGCGACACCTACACCATCTCGCACACCGCCACCAGTTACGTCTACGACTCGCGCGGCGAGCTGCGCCTGGGTCTGTCCACATCGCTTTCGGCAGAAGAATGCACGGAAGATTTGCTTACTGTTATGGAGGTTTGCTGA